The Anaerolineales bacterium genome contains the following window.
GCCTTCATAATTAAGCCGTAATTCTCGCAAAAACTGTAAATGCCGTTCCGAGATACCACTTTATCAAAATACACCGGGTAAGGGCCAACCCCTGGCTTTCCTGCATTTTTTATCCCTTGAATGTATTTTTTGTAGAAGATGTGAAACATAAACGGGATGGTCCTTGTCACAAAACCATATCCCGAATCTCTATTAGGTAACACAAGGATCATCAATCCGCCGTGTTTTAACCATCTGGTAAAATTTTTTAGGACATCTTCAGCACCATCGACGTGTTCAAGAACATAATTAGAAACAACAATATCATAGTAATCGTCAGTTAGCGTAACGGTGCGCAGATCAGCGAGAATAGCTACATCTAGATCATTTTGCTGATTTCCTCGAAGATTTAAAGCATCTTCATCAAGATCAACGCCTGTTAGAATACATTGAATTTCGTTTAAGTCAATCCCACCACCTCTTCCACATCCTGCCTCCAAAATCTGTAAGGGTTTCCTGGAATTAGCTTTTTGTAGAATATGGTTTTTAGCAATATCCATTGCTGCTTGGGTACTATATAGGTTTATTGCTTCGGAAAGTTTATATTTCATTTCTGTACTCAACTAAAGAGTTGTTAGGCCCAGGAAAACGATAATAAGCAGCGAATAGGGATAAACTCAGCTTTCATAAACGGAATTTTCTCATCGTCCCGTCCACATAATTAGATTCAGAGATGGCTATTGAAGATAAGTTATAACCGGATCAGGAAATAGCAATAAATAATGTTTTTCAAGATCTTTGTCCATCAATGAGTCGAAATGGCTCAACCAGTGTGGCGATCAAGCCCAGGCTCACCCACCAAAGGCTGAGCGCGTATGGACTGACACGGATATCCGAAAAGAAACTGGTTGTAGAGAAGGCTAAGATCACCAGCCAAAATATGATAAGCAGCTTACGGCTCAAAAAGCCAGCTTGAGGCAGCTGTTGTCGCCTTTTAATACTAATCGCCAGCCACCACATGGCAGGGAAGAGATACAGCAGCAGGCCAGGTACACCCAATTCTGCCGCAATAGATATGAAAGCGTTATGAGATGCATAAGCCTGTTCTTGTATCGACATCACATCCGCAACCTTTCTTTGAAACAGGCCCGCATATAGGCGGTAATCTCCATAACCCCACCCCCAGAACGGCTTATGCTGGATCATCTGCAGTCCAGCATCCCAAACCAATAAGCGAACGACTGCAGTCTCTTCAGAATTCAGCCGCTGGTCAGCATAAGTCAATTGCTTATAAAGTACCGTGCTGCCAAGAATAGCTATCACGATCAACAGTACGGCTGCCAGGCGGAGCACAGGCTTGGGATACAGGAAGAAAAGCCCAACCCCAGCGGCGACTCCGCCCAGCCAGCAGCCGCGTGAAAAAGAGAATAAAACCCCAGCAGCGCCGATACCCGCTGCACACAGCAAAGCCAGGCGGGCAGTTCTGGATTTTTGGTGCATGGCAGCTTGAAAGAGCAGGAGAGAAAAGAAAACCAGGGTGAGGCTATATGTGGTGTAATAGCCAAGGGTGCCAATCGTGCGATTGCTTGCGTACCCTACCCACGCCCTGGGAAGCATCCCGGGCTCCAGCCAGGATAGTAAGCCAACCGCCACCTCAAATAGCACCAGGATAAAGGCACCCGGTACCAGTCGTTTCAGGTCCTGCTCAACCGGGGCAGCGAATCGGATCCACCAATACAAACAAAAAGGCACAAATGTCATGTCGTATAAAAGGTAGAGATACGGCAGATAGTCGGATGGATGGTACCAATATATATTCAGCACAACCCAGCCCAGGAAAATGACCATGACCAGGCTATCCAGTCCTAATCTAAAACGCAGGCGGTTATTGGCTGGTCGAAGCTGGTTGGCGATTAACGTAGCGCAAACTGCGAGTGGGGGAAGAGCCCGATACACGAGCCAATACAGCATCCGAAGTTGGCTTGTGGTTGTGGTCATTAGGAATGGCGTAGCCAGAAGCCAGATAATAAATACGGTAAAAGGATTCTTATAAAACAAGATAGCGGCTGGCACCAAGAGCACCAAAACCAGGGCATACAGCCAGGCCCCGTTGGAGATAAATTTGGCTAAGACGAGCCCAAATCCAATTTCGAGCGCGACAAGGAAAGCGATGGAGAGCCATGGCGTTGCCATAGAACCGGTAATATTCCAGCCTAATGCTTCCTCCACAATGGGAGGTATTGTATTTCTGAACAACTGCCGTAACATCAGCTCTTCACTACGCCCGAATTCGTGATTAGCATCGGTTTATTATGAAGTGATGCGCGCCCAAACCCGCCTGAGCACCAGGCGATCCTCATCATCAAGCCTTAACAACAGAATGGTAACGGTATAGACCCCCCATAAAAGCACGGTGCCAATGATGAGCTGCAAGATTGCAGGTAGAAATACCAGCCGCGAAGATGCAATAGAAGCGATTACAGCAGCAGCCAGGGCAGCCAGGATAGGTTTCAGGAAGGCGATGTTGTAAGGCTGGATTCTCAGCAATATATAGACCTGGATCAAACGCAAAACATTCAGCAGGATTACGCACAAGCTTCTTGCCACCGCTGCTCCCACCATTCCCCAGCGTGGAATCAGCAGCAAATCCAGACCAACGCTGACCACAAGTGAAATTATTGAATTTGCAAGGGAGAGTTTCGAATGACCGGTCATCGTAACGATTGTTCCGCAAACCCCGGTACTGGCATCGAACAAGAATGCAAAGGCTAGGATGGTGAGGGTCGTGGCGCCTGCGACAAAGTCCTGGCCAAAGATAGACAGGATGAGTGGCGCAAAGATAGCCGTGGTCAAGAATACAGGCAGATTAAACGACATCCCCCACTTGGTTGTAGTCTGGTACATGCGCTCCAATTGATCAATTTTTCCCTGGCTATGCAGATCGGCAATCATGGGTGCGGCGATTCGCATGAGCGACGAATAAAACAACATACCAATGGAACTCACACGTAAGGCAGCCGTAAATATGCCTACGCCACTGGTTGTTCCAAAGAAACCAAGCACCAGCGTCGCGATGCTGTTGCCAAATTGATTCACAAGATGGGAAAGATAGACGGGCAGGGAAAAGCGAAACAAATCTTTGACATTATATTTGGCAGTCTTCCAGGCGCGCTTTAATGGAAATAGATGGTTGACAAAAACAAGGAGCATTACAACCGACACCGCCAGTGGAACAACATAACCGGCCGTAGCCCCCATCACACCCAGGCCGGCTACCACCAACACTACTGTCAACAAAAGTTTCAGTACAGGGAGGGTGATATCTTCGCTATAGACCTTGTACTCCATGCGCTTGAAACCCTGTGTGATCGCTTCCAACACATTAATCAACGCAAATAAGGGAATGGCCCAGCTCGCCAAGCGCAACACAGGTGCAAGAGCAGGCTGGTTATAAAGCCGAAATGAAATCAGGTCCGCGCATAGGAAGACTAACAGAGCCAGCGCTAGACCCACCGATCCTGGTATCGCGATACCGACCTGGATGAGGCCCCAAATTTGGGCATCATCCTTCTTATTAATTGCAATGGGGATAAAACGCGCCAGCCCAGCGCCTAATCCAAGTAAAGCTATCGTCCCTGCCAATTCTGGGAAAGTCATACCTAGCGAATACAATCCAAACAGATCCGCCCCGAGGAGACGGGCAATCACAATACCGAATACAAATCGGATGCCGTATCCGAACAGGTTACCAGCGAACGCAATTACCCCTCCTTTGGCTGCCGTTAAAATGACCTGGTCGGATGAGGTAGTCGGATGCGCTGGTTTGGCGAGTTGGGTAGAAGAACGACTCATAGGGTCTATGTACTTGATGGCAGCATGACTAAGGCATACATAGAGACATGCGCGCCAATTGTTTTCAACAATTCTCTTTCACCTGGATGGTATATTCCTGAACACAAAAGAAACAGGGTGATGACTCCGAAGACTCTTTCCCCATCAACGGGTGATCTGCTGATGATCATAGATGATGTCTTATTGACGCGATCCCATGTTCCCATTAACCGACGAAGATAGTCCCGGGTGCTGGAAATGAGATCCATTTTATGTGTCAGATGACCCAGCTGGACAAACCGCACGCAGCGGTGTGAGTAAACAGTTGTTCATGGGGCGAACAAACCTTGCCCTTGCAGGCCAAAGTTCCACCCGCTACCTCGCCGGTCTAATCCAGAATAACAATATCTTCAAGAACTCCACCTACCCTATCCAACACTAATCGCAACCGTCGCTACAACAACACTGAAAACTTCTCGGTACATATAGCCTTCGGTTGATCTACAACAATTTGTTGGAGATATTCCGGTTAATTTCACCGGAGTTGGGCTCATTGATCGGCGTCGGTTTATTTTGTTTTTGTGCATTTCGAAAGCGATGGCTATTTCCTGGCGTCTTCTTCGGGATTAATGATAAACCCAGCCCAGAAGTAGACTGAATGTCCTGGAGATTCGCTTTCCTCTTGTTCGATGCCTGACTGTCGTATTTTGAAGCATCAGCCAAATAGCCTGAATAATAATCTGACTCCGAACCTTTCTTGACACGATTCAGTACCAACCCCACAATCCTGACTCGACTAAGCTGTATTCGGTCCATTATAGCCTGTGCAGTCTTCCTCTTCAACCTTCCCGGCTCCACAACCAACACCACCCCATCCACCTTCGCTGAAAGAGCCCAGGCATCGGCTACGAGAAGCGGTGCGCTATCCAGAATTACTACATCTGCTATTTCCTCGAGACTGGCAAGAATGTTCTCCATTTTTTTAGAGCCTAGCATCTCTGCTGGATTTGGCGGAAGCGGTCCTGCTAAAATTAAAGCGACCCCGCCTTTTGCTGACCGATAAATCGCTTCCTCAAGGCTCACCTGTCCGCGAATGATATCGCTTATACCCGTTTGATTTGGAATAGAAAAGAAACCATGCAGGCTTGGACGGCGCAAATCGGCGTCAAGCAACACCACCTTCTTTCCGCTTTGGGCAAACGCCACAGCCAAGTTGGTGGCTATACTGCTCTTGCCATCGCTACTGCCGTTGCTGGTCACCAGGATCGTCTTTAATGGCTTGTCCACGCTGGCGAATTCGAGATTAGTACGCAGCGAGCGGAAGGCTTCCGCGACAACACTTTGAGGTAGCTTCACCATATATAAACTATGCGCAGCGGCCTTTGACATCACGGGAATGAAGCCAATCAGCGGTGCCTGAAAGAGCTGCGAAATTTCGTCCGGCTCGCGCAAAGTATCATCCATGTATTCCACCAGGAATGATATCCCCATACCGACTGCCAAGCTCAAGACAGCTGCCAGGGCCAGATTCAGCTTCCAATTCGGCTTGATTGGGAAGACGGGGATTTCAGCCAGATCCAGAATCTTCAAATCGTAGACCCCGTAAAGTTCCTCCACATACTTCACAGTAGTTTCCCCTAACTTATTCGCAAAGGTTGTGATAAGAGATGGATCAGGTCCTTCAACAGTGATATAGATCACATTGGTGCCAGCCAATATCTTACTCCCCACATCGAGGGTTTCGGCTTGAACAGGATTCAGTCCTAATGCATCGATAGTATCATTTTTAATCCTTCGACTAGTGGCAATATCGGAATAGGTGTTGGCCACAGAAACTCGACCGCCCAAGACATCCAATCCGGATAAAAAGCTGCGCGGATCTGAGAAAATAGTGCTGGATGGTGAGACAACAAAAGTGGTGGTCACCGAATAGGTTGGATTTTGCCGCCAGGTAAATATTGCTGTACTACCCACGGTCACCAGGAAAATTAGGACAATAATCCACCAACGCTTCAAAAATATTTTCAAAAAGCTAATAAGCTCCATATCGTTATCCCTATTCTGAACGCTAAAGTAGCAAAGTCACTGTTACGCTACCTTCCTAAATCGAGGTCATGATTCATCACTTTGCACCCACTCCCGCTAAAACCGAGAGGAAAGTCCACCATAATATCTTGAAATCAAGCAACATACTCTGCTTCTCAATATACTCGATGTCGTAGCGTACAAGGGTAGCAAAATCGATACAGCTGCGGCCACACACCTGCGCCAAACCGGTGATCCCAGGCAGTACTTCTAGCCGCTCATAATGCCAAGGATTATATGCCTCCACTTCCCAAAGCACATTAGGCCTTGGGCCTACGATACTCATCTCACCCTTTAATACATTGAGGATCTGAGGCAATTCATCCAGGCTGAGCTTTCGTAAAATTCGGCCGACGAAGGTGACATCTCCACGTGAAAACGGTTTGTAAGATTGTACACCCTCCCCCAAACTATCGATTTCCGCCTTCACATAGGCTTTCATAAATTCGCGCAAGTGGCCTTCGTCAAGTTTTGTTTTCATCGTGCGGAATTTATACATCCTGAATGGCCGGCCCCCTTTTCCTGCACGTTCTTTATTATAAAAGATAGGGCCTGGTGAATCGAGGAAGATAGCTAGCACGCAAGCAAGCATGACTGGAGTTACAATTGGTAGGATAACCAAGCAGATTGTTATGTCGACGAGGCGTTTCGCTGTGTGGTAATAGGTATTGGGTACTAGAACGCGAGGTTTTTTCAGTACTACATAATCCATGGTTATTTCCCCTATTAACTTATCATGTTACTTTATGTTTAACAAATAACTGCTCTGGCTCAATGAATAGTTTTGATTCCATATTAGCTTGCAGCTCAAGGTTGGCCTTATCGACCAGCCCCTCAAAAGTAAAACCGTCATGGGGGAGTGAGGCTGCCCCAACCTGAATCTCAACCCCAATATCCTTACTCACTTGATTGCGTAACCGATCAGTTAAGTCAGATAAATCTTCTAATTTGGTTTCTGGCAGAAGGATCAAAAAATTGTTATCGGTTTGGACGACGAGATCACAATCTTCAAGTTTTTCACACAGCGTTTTAGATACGCGTGCTAGTGTATATTGCCTGATGAAATTCTGCTGAGCTTCCTGAAGAAGGCGCTCCATCGAAGCCTGGATTGATTTTTCTTCCACCCCAATTGCCAATAAAACCAATGGACGCTGATGATTGCGTGCCCGCCTCACCTCCCTGTACAATACACTTTGCTTTTCTAGCGCAGAATCGCTGACTTTCTTCTGAGGAATATCGGATATCTGATTCACTGCACTCTCGAATTCATGGACAGCGTTACGTACCCAAACCAACATGAGTGTGGTCACTACGATTGCGCACGTTTCAATCAGGGTTACAAAAAGTGAGCTTCTTGTCAATGGAAAATCCATTTGCGCTTTGAGAACGAGAAAAACCATCGCTGGTACACTCAACATCCACCATAAATGGACTCTTCGCAGATGAGGAGTTACGAGCACAAATATCACTGAACTCAAAAGGAACAAATACATAATTGGGCTGATACTAATTGTCTCCCAAAAGTGTGCAAAAACATAGAATACAATCAGCCAACAAGTCAATAATATCGCTCTGATGCGTAGCTGTTTCATCTCATTCCCCTGATATTAGATTATTTAGATTTCCACACTAGTTCAGAATCATGAATTGATTGACACTGTTGACGATCGTGTTCAGATCGTCCTGGGTCAGTGCTGGGTGGACTGGTATGGATAATACTTCGTTTGCTGCCCGCTCCGCCTCTGGATAAGAGCCTTGGTAACACAAATCCCCCGCATAAAAACTTTGCTTGTGCACTGGCACTGGGTAATATACTTCGGAGCCAATGCCAGCTTCTTGCAACCAAGACCTTAATTTATCACGCTTACCACCTGGAACCCGAATCGTGTATTGATGAAATACATGCTCATAATCTTGAGGTATGACCGGTGTAATGATGCCTTTTAAATTTGCGCTTAAGTAGCTGGCGTTTGCCTGTCTCCGTTTATTATTTGCCTCAAGTTTCTTTAGTTGTTCGAAGCCAATCGCGGCATGTATGTCCGTCATGCGGAAATTAAAGCCTAACTCATCATGATAATAACGTCTGCGCATGCCATGTTGGCGGATAACCCGGCAATGTTCGTCAGTCGAATCGTCATCGGTGGTGATCATCCCACCTTCAGCAGAAGTCATATTTTTAGTGGGATAGAAAGAAAATGCACCGCATCCAAATGATCCCACTCGTTTGCCTTTATATAAGGCTCCATGGCTCTGGCAGGCATCCTCGATAACAATCAATCCATATTTTTTAGCAATTGTCATGATGGGATCCATGTCGCAACTCAAGCCAAACAGATGGACAGGCATGATCGCTTTTGTACGTTCTGTGATTGCAGCCTCGATTAATTTTGGATTGATGTTAAAGCTGACCGGGTCGATATCAACGAACACTGGGCGTCCGCCTGTATAAAGTATACTATTCGCCGAAGCAATGAAAGTGAATGGGGTTGTGATAACTTCGTCGCCGTTATGTATCCCTAGAGCTAATAAAGCAGTATGCAATGCAGTAGTTCCTGAAGTGGTTGCAATGGCATGCTTCACACCACACATCTTAGCAAATTCCTCTTCAAAAGCTTTCACCCGGGGCCCTTGAGCTATCATCCCTGAATCAAGCACTTCAAGGACGGCCTTCTTTTCTTCTTCACCCAGCTGCGGTTTGGCAATATTTATCATTTGACGTTCTCCCAATCTGTAAGGGGAATATTTACCTTCTGCCCACACTTTGGACAAATGGTGCTCACTTCATTGTAATTATGTGTGACTTTTTCGAGCCGGTTGCTGCAGGGGCAAACAAATCCACAAAGTCTAGCCGGATTTCCGCGAGCGAGACCGTAATCAGGGATATCTTTTGTCACTACACTGCCCGAACCAATCATTGACCATGCTCCGATAGTAATCCCGCAGCGAATGGTGGAATTGGCTCCCAATGCTGCACCTTTCCGGATATGGGTCTTAGTTAGGATCCAATCATCGGCAGCTTTCAATGAACCATTTGGATTAATCGCACGTGGCCTGAGATCATTAGTGAAACAGACATGAGGACCAATAAAAACCCCATCATCGATGGTGACGCCGTGATATACAGACACATAATTTTGAATTTTGACATTATTTCCCATCTGTACGCCTGCGTCAATATAAACTCCCTTTCCAATAATGCAATTCTGACCGATCCTGGCATCTTCCCGTATCTGGGCATGGTGCCATATGCTTGTCGAGTCACCAATTATCGCTTTCGGAGATACATCAGCGGTTGGATGGATTCTGATAGGCATCAATGATCTCTCCATCATTTACGAACGATAAATCATTAAGTTGGTTGTACTGCTGGTTCTGCTCGTGTACTAAAAAACAGATTTGTTTTGCCAAGCGGATAGCATTAATACCATCTTTAACCGAAGGTCTTGGCGAACACCCCTGGTTTATACAATCGACAAAATTCTTGATCTCTAATGACAGAGGCTCAGCATTGGGAACCAGGATGCGTTCTATCAAGCTTTCCTGGTAATAACTCACTCCATTGCGGTTCTTATCCGAAAACTCCGCTGTAGAACAGCGGTGAATAGATATGCTTTTGTTCATAAAATCTGCTTCAACATACGCATCCCCAGTTGTAATATCCACAGATCTTATCTTTTGTTCTGTCACCCTCGATGCAGTTAGGGTGATCAGTGGGCCATTGTTGTAAAATAATTGCGCTACCACATGATCTAGGCTATTGCTGAATGGCATCAAGCCCTGGGCATTAATTGAAATTGGTTCTTTCTCTGTGAGATCATTGCTCAAATCAAGATCATGGACCATCAGGTCAAATACAACATCGACATCTTTGTTGCTGACCCTGTAGGGGCTCAGACGCCGAAAATTGATAGCAATCACCTTCAAACTTTCCAGTACTTTTTTCAGTTCAATATAGGTCGGATTAAACCGTTCAATGTGCCCAACCTGAACGACCAAGCCGTTCATTTCGGCAGCATCCATAAGCAGTTGAGCGCTATCAAGGTCATCAGTCACCGGTTTTTCAATTAATATATTGACATTCTTCTCCAAACATTGCATCGCAATATCGAAGTGTGTTGGTGTAGGTGTGACAATACTCACTGCATCAATCTGTTCAAGTAAATCTTCAATTCGTTGGAACCCAGGAACATCATACCTTTCGGATAAATCTCTAGTTGCAGAAGAATTAGTGTCAAAAACGCCCTTAAAATCGACTTCTTTCGAATTCGCATATACCCGGCAATGATGCTGGCCCATTCTACCCAACCCAATTACACCTACCTTTAGACGCTTCACGCGAGCCTCCTCCTTCTACCTAATTTCTTAAACCGTATCACTTAATACTATTGTGCTCCCATTATCTGACAAAACTCATGCTCCGCCCTTCTGACATTATCCTCTTCGTCTGACATAATTGCCGAATATATTTATAAGCTTGATAAAACACAATAACAACAAACTGTCCGAATTTATAAATCAACAAATTCTATTGGTCAGTGTTGTCTTCCAGCTTGATATAATAATAACGATTCCGATTTACTTCGACGCTGGGGTCCCATCGAGCCAAATATTTCTATCAAAGTCAATGAACAATTCGATTTCATGACAGGCTAAAAGAGCATCTACACATAACATTCATCTGCACTTCCCCTGGCATCAGAGTGAAAAAAACCATTCATCCGCTAAATACTTACCATCGCTACATAAACCAAAATATATAAAAATTCGGAATATTTACAGGAAGCGATGATAAGTGAACATAACAGCAATGCCATATTTACCTTCGGTTAATTGTTCTTTCCTTATCACGACTCCTTTTGTTACTAGTTTACGTGTCTTCAAATCAATATTTTTATTTCTCAAGAGTATGACGACAGACAATAATGATCCAGCTTTGATATCTTTGGTTACCCACATAAAAAGCCCACTTGCACTAAGATTAGCGAGAGTGGCACTATCCTCGTACATATTCCCATCCAAATCAACCCCTTGAACAATAGCCTGGTATTCACAAGCTACTCTAGGTTTAATCCGCCTTTCCGCAATATTTATCAAAATCG
Protein-coding sequences here:
- a CDS encoding aminotransferase DegT; this translates as MINIAKPQLGEEEKKAVLEVLDSGMIAQGPRVKAFEEEFAKMCGVKHAIATTSGTTALHTALLALGIHNGDEVITTPFTFIASANSILYTGGRPVFVDIDPVSFNINPKLIEAAITERTKAIMPVHLFGLSCDMDPIMTIAKKYGLIVIEDACQSHGALYKGKRVGSFGCGAFSFYPTKNMTSAEGGMITTDDDSTDEHCRVIRQHGMRRRYYHDELGFNFRMTDIHAAIGFEQLKKLEANNKRRQANASYLSANLKGIITPVIPQDYEHVFHQYTIRVPGGKRDKLRSWLQEAGIGSEVYYPVPVHKQSFYAGDLCYQGSYPEAERAANEVLSIPVHPALTQDDLNTIVNSVNQFMILN
- a CDS encoding class I SAM-dependent methyltransferase: MKYKLSEAINLYSTQAAMDIAKNHILQKANSRKPLQILEAGCGRGGGIDLNEIQCILTGVDLDEDALNLRGNQQNDLDVAILADLRTVTLTDDYYDIVVSNYVLEHVDGAEDVLKNFTRWLKHGGLMILVLPNRDSGYGFVTRTIPFMFHIFYKKYIQGIKNAGKPGVGPYPVYFDKVVSRNGIYSFCENYGLIMKAEYRIDGLPIKKRAVWFLARAFLWALYLVSFGRLTFNHRNLFYIIEKP
- a CDS encoding oxidoreductase, whose product is MKRLKVGVIGLGRMGQHHCRVYANSKEVDFKGVFDTNSSATRDLSERYDVPGFQRIEDLLEQIDAVSIVTPTPTHFDIAMQCLEKNVNILIEKPVTDDLDSAQLLMDAAEMNGLVVQVGHIERFNPTYIELKKVLESLKVIAINFRRLSPYRVSNKDVDVVFDLMVHDLDLSNDLTEKEPISINAQGLMPFSNSLDHVVAQLFYNNGPLITLTASRVTEQKIRSVDITTGDAYVEADFMNKSISIHRCSTAEFSDKNRNGVSYYQESLIERILVPNAEPLSLEIKNFVDCINQGCSPRPSVKDGINAIRLAKQICFLVHEQNQQYNQLNDLSFVNDGEIIDAYQNPSNR
- a CDS encoding N-acetyltransferase — translated: MMERSLMPIRIHPTADVSPKAIIGDSTSIWHHAQIREDARIGQNCIIGKGVYIDAGVQMGNNVKIQNYVSVYHGVTIDDGVFIGPHVCFTNDLRPRAINPNGSLKAADDWILTKTHIRKGAALGANSTIRCGITIGAWSMIGSGSVVTKDIPDYGLARGNPARLCGFVCPCSNRLEKVTHNYNEVSTICPKCGQKVNIPLTDWENVK